From the Longimicrobium sp. genome, one window contains:
- a CDS encoding GatB/YqeY domain-containing protein, with translation MPETPLKEQLRTDLNQARRDRDKLRTTVLSTFLSEIRNKEIDQGREAADDDVRGLLTTAIKRRREAAEQFRAGGRAELAEKEDQEAAQLQAYLPPALGDDEVRAMIREAMDAGATDLGGIMKAVSPRVKGRFEGKELNRMAREALA, from the coding sequence ATGCCGGAGACGCCGCTGAAGGAACAGCTCCGTACCGACCTCAACCAGGCGCGCCGCGACCGCGACAAGCTGCGCACCACGGTGCTGTCCACCTTCCTCTCCGAGATCCGCAACAAGGAGATCGACCAGGGCAGGGAGGCGGCGGACGACGACGTGCGCGGCCTGCTGACCACCGCCATCAAGCGCCGCCGCGAAGCCGCCGAGCAGTTCCGCGCCGGCGGCCGGGCCGAGCTGGCGGAGAAGGAAGACCAGGAAGCCGCGCAGCTGCAGGCGTACCTTCCCCCCGCACTGGGCGACGACGAGGTGCGCGCCATGATCCGCGAGGCGATGGACGCGGGCGCGACGGACCTGGGCGGCATCATGAAGGCCGTCAGCCCGCGGGTGAAGGGTCGCTTCGAAGGCAAGGAGCTCAACCGCATGGCGCGCGAGGCGCTGGCCTGA
- a CDS encoding ABC transporter ATP-binding protein, whose protein sequence is MSHALLLDGVSKSYAGHAAVKNLSLAVPQGTIYGILGPNGAGKSTTLRMVMNIIIRDSGRIALLGADPQVDRGVLCRVGYLPEERGLYRKMSVIDVITFFAELKGVPAARARSEGARWLERMGLGDWRNARVETLSKGMQQKVQFVTTVVHAPDLLILDEPHSGLDPVNQEVLRDTILQARDEGRTVIFSTHNMEQAEQMCEHVCIIAGGEKVLDGNLRDVRRAHRGNRYAVAFDEPSDTADRFMATWPGFENVERTRDGWVAQLRPSTSPRELVAAANGLDVPLSRFEHVQPSLHEIFVSKVGDAARPRRSPEVAHA, encoded by the coding sequence ATGTCACACGCACTCCTCCTGGACGGCGTTTCCAAGAGCTACGCCGGCCATGCCGCGGTCAAGAACCTGAGCCTGGCGGTGCCGCAGGGCACCATCTACGGCATCCTGGGCCCCAACGGTGCCGGCAAGTCCACCACGCTGCGGATGGTGATGAACATCATCATCCGCGATTCCGGGCGCATTGCACTGCTGGGCGCCGATCCCCAGGTGGACCGCGGCGTCCTGTGCCGCGTGGGCTACCTCCCCGAGGAGCGCGGCCTATACCGGAAGATGTCGGTGATCGACGTGATCACCTTCTTTGCCGAGCTCAAGGGCGTTCCCGCGGCCCGGGCCAGGTCCGAGGGCGCGCGGTGGCTGGAGCGGATGGGGCTGGGCGACTGGCGCAACGCCAGGGTCGAGACGCTGTCGAAGGGGATGCAGCAGAAGGTGCAGTTCGTCACGACCGTGGTGCACGCGCCCGACCTGCTGATTTTGGACGAGCCGCACTCCGGGCTGGACCCCGTGAACCAGGAGGTGCTGCGCGACACCATTCTGCAGGCGCGCGACGAGGGGCGCACGGTGATCTTCAGCACGCACAACATGGAACAGGCCGAGCAGATGTGCGAGCACGTCTGCATCATCGCGGGAGGCGAAAAGGTGCTGGACGGCAACCTTCGCGACGTGCGCCGCGCCCATCGCGGAAACCGCTACGCCGTGGCGTTCGACGAGCCGTCGGACACCGCGGACCGCTTCATGGCCACCTGGCCGGGGTTCGAGAACGTGGAGCGCACGCGCGACGGCTGGGTGGCCCAGCTTCGCCCGTCTACGAGCCCCCGCGAGCTGGTGGCGGCCGCCAACGGGCTCGACGTGCCGCTCTCTCGCTTCGAGCACGTGCAGCCGTCGCTTCACGAGATCTTCGTCAGCAAGGTGGGCGACGCCGCCCGTCCGCGCCGCAGCCCCGAGGTGGCCCATGCGTAA